One segment of uncultured Propionivibrio sp. DNA contains the following:
- a CDS encoding response regulator, protein MSPFDRSADRFVVPSFESLWRDAETVLAAGPTRHVAGEDDAMRVLHKLQVHQVELEMVNDVMRDLQARGEVVLRRLSMALRAARAGCWDWDIASDRWTWSPELFHVYGLDGASVEACADAWRSVLHPEDRDLAVSGFAEAVAERRPLSIEYRIVTASGDVRWILERGDICGDRGGDSDVMTGVTIDITEQKENAIELDRYRFRLEELVGERTAELAAAKAAAETASIAKSAFLANMSHEIRTPLNAISGTIYMIRRDGLTPAQAERFDTLEAASEHLLGLIDAILDLSKIEAGKFDLEEIPFRVDTLVGNVASLIEAKARAKNLRVLIDVKGVTSSFLGDAMRIQQALLNYAANAVKFTESGSIAVRARLVRQRGRRSLLRFEVEDSGIGVDPASLSRLFQPFEQADASMTRRYGGSGLGLAIARKIAHLMDGEAGGDSTPGVGSRFWFTVWLAHAEPGAVLTYRKFGVAGEILRGCHAGTRVLLVEDEPTNRNVLASMLADVDLCVDLACDGGEAVARAAENDYGLILMDVQMPTMDGIEATRRIRRQARGGNVPIIAVTATAFEQDRVQCSRAGMDDFVAKPVRAEDIYQVLVRWLRDVASDPWRNQHLID, encoded by the coding sequence ATGTCACCCTTTGATCGTTCCGCCGACCGATTCGTTGTTCCCTCGTTCGAAAGTCTGTGGCGCGACGCCGAGACTGTTCTTGCGGCGGGGCCGACACGGCACGTGGCGGGCGAAGACGATGCCATGCGCGTGTTGCACAAGCTTCAGGTGCATCAGGTCGAGCTCGAAATGGTCAATGACGTCATGCGCGATCTGCAGGCCAGGGGGGAAGTGGTGCTGCGTCGCCTGTCGATGGCTTTGCGGGCGGCCCGCGCCGGCTGCTGGGATTGGGATATCGCGAGTGACCGTTGGACTTGGTCGCCGGAGCTGTTCCACGTCTATGGTCTTGATGGGGCGTCGGTCGAGGCCTGCGCCGATGCCTGGCGCTCGGTGCTGCATCCTGAAGATCGCGATCTGGCAGTCTCGGGCTTCGCCGAGGCAGTGGCCGAGCGTCGGCCCCTGTCGATCGAATACCGCATCGTCACGGCGTCCGGCGACGTGCGCTGGATACTGGAGCGCGGCGATATCTGCGGCGATCGCGGCGGAGATTCCGATGTCATGACTGGCGTGACGATCGACATTACCGAACAGAAGGAAAATGCCATCGAGCTTGACCGGTACCGCTTCCGTCTCGAAGAACTGGTTGGCGAACGCACCGCCGAACTGGCGGCTGCCAAGGCGGCGGCAGAAACGGCGAGCATCGCCAAGAGCGCCTTTCTCGCCAATATGTCGCACGAGATCCGGACGCCGCTCAATGCCATCTCCGGGACGATCTACATGATCCGTCGGGACGGATTGACGCCTGCCCAGGCCGAACGTTTCGATACGCTCGAGGCGGCAAGCGAGCATCTGCTCGGACTCATCGACGCGATTCTCGATTTGTCGAAAATCGAGGCGGGAAAATTCGATCTCGAGGAGATCCCGTTTCGCGTCGATACGCTTGTCGGCAATGTCGCGTCGCTGATCGAGGCGAAGGCGCGCGCCAAGAATCTGCGGGTGCTGATCGATGTCAAAGGCGTGACCTCGTCATTCCTTGGCGATGCGATGAGGATTCAGCAGGCGCTGCTCAATTATGCCGCCAACGCCGTCAAGTTCACCGAGTCCGGTTCGATTGCCGTGCGCGCCCGCCTCGTTCGTCAGCGGGGCCGGAGAAGCCTGCTCCGCTTCGAGGTCGAGGACAGCGGCATCGGTGTCGATCCGGCCTCGCTGTCGCGTCTGTTCCAGCCATTTGAACAGGCCGACGCGTCGATGACACGGAGATATGGCGGGTCGGGGCTCGGCCTGGCCATCGCGCGCAAGATCGCCCACCTGATGGACGGCGAAGCCGGCGGCGACAGCACGCCCGGCGTCGGCAGCCGGTTCTGGTTCACCGTCTGGCTCGCGCATGCCGAGCCGGGTGCCGTGCTGACGTACCGGAAATTCGGCGTCGCCGGCGAAATCCTGCGCGGCTGTCATGCGGGAACCCGGGTCCTGCTCGTCGAGGACGAGCCGACCAATCGTAACGTCCTGGCGAGCATGCTGGCGGATGTCGATTTGTGCGTCGATCTTGCCTGCGACGGGGGCGAGGCGGTCGCGCGTGCCGCCGAGAACGATTACGGCCTCATCCTGATGGATGTCCAGATGCCGACCATGGATGGCATCGAAGCGACGCGGCGTATCCGCCGTCAGGCGCGGGGGGGAAATGTTCCCATCATTGCCGTGACCGCGACCGCCTTCGAACAAGATCGCGTGCAATGCAGTCGCGCT